A region from the Lolium perenne isolate Kyuss_39 chromosome 4, Kyuss_2.0, whole genome shotgun sequence genome encodes:
- the LOC127292990 gene encoding uncharacterized protein — MAATMKLSLTFVLLLSSGLAVVFGDAGDSGATCETIRCIQGGNITCANRPGEVIQACHCLCAPKYGKGCVLHLQSGSQENCTTKNC, encoded by the exons ATGGCTGCCACCATGAAGCTGTCACTcaccttcgtcctcctcctctcctccg GGCTCGCCGTGGTGTTTGGGGATGCGGGAGACTCCGGGGCGACCTGCGAGACCATTCGGTGCATCCAGGGAGGGAACATCACCTGCGCcaaccgtcccggcgaggtgatcCAAGCGTGCCACTGCCTGTGCGCCCCCAAGTACGGCAAGGGCTGCGTGCTCCACCTCCAGAGCGGCTCCCAGGAGAACTGCACCACCAAGAACTGCTGA